One genomic region from Haloarcula sp. DT43 encodes:
- a CDS encoding MinD/ParA family ATP-binding protein — MLAIAGGKGGCGKTTMALGVGQALGRVTGRALVVDTDRDMPNLHRRAGVGPASGVSDIAAGAEPTAVARRAATVENVDVVPCRTASAAAVSSAVDRLSRCGRPVVLDCPAGAGPDAACPLRAANGTVLVSEPTRRSLTDAAKTAAMARTLDAPPRLTVLVGSDGSVDPSGLLSCPRTVHVPSVSGPLEADRATAKYAEIAAVLTKRNT; from the coding sequence ATGCTCGCAATCGCTGGCGGGAAAGGTGGCTGCGGGAAGACGACGATGGCTCTCGGGGTCGGGCAGGCACTGGGAAGGGTCACCGGACGGGCGCTGGTCGTCGACACCGACCGGGACATGCCGAACCTCCATCGCCGCGCCGGCGTCGGGCCGGCGTCGGGCGTCAGTGACATCGCGGCCGGAGCCGAGCCGACCGCAGTCGCACGGCGGGCCGCGACCGTCGAGAACGTCGACGTCGTCCCCTGCCGGACCGCGTCTGCGGCCGCTGTCAGCAGCGCTGTCGACAGGCTATCCCGGTGCGGTCGCCCCGTGGTACTGGACTGCCCGGCCGGCGCTGGCCCGGACGCCGCCTGCCCGTTGCGGGCGGCCAACGGGACGGTGCTCGTGAGCGAGCCGACCCGGCGGAGCCTCACCGACGCGGCCAAGACGGCGGCGATGGCCCGGACGCTCGACGCGCCACCCAGGCTGACCGTCCTCGTCGGCAGCGACGGGTCCGTCGACCCGTCGGGCCTGCTGTCGTGTCCGCGCACGGTCCACGTTCCGTCGGTGTCGGGGCCACTCGAAGCCGACCGCGCGACGGCGAAATACGCCGAGATAGCGGCCGTTCTGACCAA
- a CDS encoding FG-GAP repeat domain-containing protein has product MNLHHERIEASPPANTMSFCLTTDLTGNGRPDVIVGALGDKHEVEFPLVDKSVDLLSVFGMGPLARWLQTNVFWYENPGWERHDVASAPELSVGGSLGDITGNGRPDMVAGQNIYRHKLWWFEIPDDPREQWTRRLITDDFEKYHDTAVADVDGDGENEVVGLSQESQTVFYYDIPEDPTREPWPVANRHIVAEDLDVEGVAVEDVDGDGAVEIVAGPNVFHRTADGWDREPIADDWQCTRVAIEDVDGDGDLEIILVEGDEPYLDDRPARLGVFDPPEWDLTLLHDDLSNPHSLDVADFDGDGSPDIFVAEMGLETGHEPRQFVFHNDGAGNFERKELGIGVPTHEAKAVDLDGDGVPDIVGKAYTEPRVDVWRSNP; this is encoded by the coding sequence ATGAACCTCCACCACGAGCGCATCGAGGCGTCGCCGCCGGCGAACACGATGAGTTTCTGCCTCACGACCGACCTCACGGGCAACGGTCGGCCCGACGTCATCGTCGGGGCGCTCGGCGACAAGCACGAGGTTGAGTTCCCACTCGTCGACAAGTCAGTCGACTTGCTGTCCGTATTCGGCATGGGGCCGCTGGCCCGCTGGCTCCAGACGAACGTGTTCTGGTATGAAAACCCCGGCTGGGAGCGCCACGACGTTGCCAGCGCACCGGAACTCTCTGTCGGCGGTTCGCTCGGCGACATCACGGGGAACGGTCGCCCGGACATGGTAGCCGGTCAGAACATCTACCGGCACAAACTGTGGTGGTTCGAGATACCGGACGACCCGCGAGAGCAGTGGACGCGTCGGCTCATCACTGACGACTTCGAGAAGTATCACGACACCGCCGTGGCCGACGTGGACGGGGACGGGGAAAACGAGGTCGTCGGGCTGTCACAGGAGTCCCAGACCGTGTTCTACTACGACATCCCCGAGGACCCGACGCGGGAGCCGTGGCCGGTAGCGAACCGCCACATCGTCGCCGAGGACCTCGACGTCGAGGGCGTCGCCGTCGAGGACGTGGACGGCGACGGCGCGGTCGAAATCGTCGCCGGCCCCAACGTCTTCCACCGGACCGCCGACGGGTGGGACCGGGAGCCGATTGCCGACGACTGGCAGTGTACCCGCGTCGCCATCGAGGACGTCGACGGCGACGGCGACCTTGAGATAATCCTCGTCGAGGGCGACGAGCCGTACCTCGACGACCGCCCGGCCCGGCTGGGCGTGTTTGACCCGCCCGAGTGGGACCTGACCCTGCTGCACGACGACCTCTCGAATCCCCATAGCCTCGACGTGGCGGATTTCGACGGCGACGGCAGTCCCGACATCTTCGTCGCGGAGATGGGGCTGGAGACCGGCCACGAGCCCCGACAGTTCGTCTTCCACAACGACGGGGCCGGGAACTTCGAGCGGAAAGAACTGGGCATCGGCGTCCCGACCCACGAGGCGAAGGCCGTCGACCTCGACGGCGACGGCGTCCCCGACATCGTCGGCAAGGCCTACACCGAACCGCGCGTCGACGTCTGGCGGAGCAATCCCTGA
- a CDS encoding sugar phosphate isomerase/epimerase family protein — protein sequence MGSGPSKALQLYSVRTLPESLPEIVRRVGAAGYDGVEFAHRFHEAPPEDVATALDDADLDPVAVHAALPEIEAALEGDSDLLVRCRTVGCDTVVVPHFPATALRTRSDVRSLSRRLRDAAAGLAESDMRLGHHIGRRTFRPFLPDAAGTVIDETPIPAAAGECAHRLATRIRQNDPATIPSETPMWNLLARTAPDEVTFEPEVADAREAGYDPTAVFSLCGERIDMVHLRDVAPAGPFRGYENVSHGEGVVDMDAVLDAAADAGVDWVIYENELDGDPTAKIDDGVATLERLLGGSDPSRSPARATTRS from the coding sequence ATGGGTAGTGGACCCAGCAAGGCGCTCCAGTTGTACAGCGTCCGTACCCTGCCCGAATCGCTCCCCGAAATCGTCCGGCGCGTCGGCGCTGCCGGCTACGACGGTGTCGAGTTCGCCCACCGGTTCCACGAGGCACCGCCCGAGGACGTCGCTACGGCACTCGACGACGCCGACCTCGACCCGGTCGCCGTACACGCTGCCCTCCCCGAAATCGAAGCCGCTCTGGAGGGTGATTCGGACCTGCTGGTTCGGTGTCGAACGGTGGGGTGTGACACCGTCGTCGTGCCACACTTCCCGGCGACGGCGCTTCGAACCCGGAGCGACGTCCGCTCGCTCTCCCGTCGGCTCCGCGACGCGGCGGCCGGCCTCGCGGAGTCCGACATGCGGCTGGGCCACCACATCGGCCGCCGGACGTTCCGTCCGTTCCTCCCGGACGCGGCGGGCACCGTCATCGACGAGACGCCGATACCGGCGGCCGCCGGGGAGTGCGCACACCGGCTGGCGACCCGGATTCGGCAGAACGACCCGGCGACGATACCGAGCGAGACCCCGATGTGGAACCTCCTGGCCCGGACCGCTCCGGACGAGGTCACGTTCGAGCCCGAGGTCGCGGACGCACGCGAGGCCGGCTACGACCCGACCGCCGTCTTCTCGCTGTGTGGCGAGCGCATCGATATGGTACACCTCCGGGACGTGGCTCCGGCCGGGCCGTTCCGGGGCTACGAGAACGTATCACACGGTGAGGGAGTCGTCGACATGGACGCGGTGCTGGACGCCGCGGCCGACGCCGGGGTCGACTGGGTGATATACGAGAACGAACTCGACGGCGACCCGACGGCGAAAATCGACGACGGGGTGGCCACGCTGGAGCGACTCCTCGGCGGGAGCGACCCGTCCCGGAGTCCGGCGCGCGCCACCACCCGCTCCTGA